One genomic region from Paroceanicella profunda encodes:
- a CDS encoding UbiH/UbiF family hydroxylase — MERIETDILVVGGGIAGLTASCAFASAGLSALCVDPAPPVTDSAAPGADLRSTAFLQPARATLEAAGLWPRLAPHAAPLRTMRLVDAGGPAPVVRTRADFDAAELGDQPFGWNFPNWLLRREMEAHLAALPDARLERTGFARITPRLDHALVRLTDGRMVRARLVIGADGRDSALREAVGIPAHRHSYGQKALVFAVSHDAPHDDVSIEVHRTGGPFTLVPLPGAEGRHRSAVVWMEEGPEATRLQALPRPELEAEIDRRSCGVLGRLTLESGTALWPIIAQLARRMDGPRTALVAEAAHVVPPIGAQGLNLSLKDIQCLLDLVRAAREAGQDIGSAALLARYHAARWPDCAARLAGIDALNRAARFTTPGLRDLRRTGLSLLHATPPLRRLAMRAGLGLR, encoded by the coding sequence ATGGAGCGGATCGAGACGGACATCCTCGTGGTCGGCGGCGGCATCGCCGGGCTGACGGCCAGTTGCGCCTTCGCCTCCGCGGGGCTGAGCGCGCTTTGCGTGGACCCCGCGCCGCCGGTCACCGACAGTGCCGCCCCCGGGGCCGACCTGCGCTCCACCGCGTTCCTGCAGCCCGCCCGCGCCACGCTGGAGGCCGCCGGCCTCTGGCCCCGTCTCGCCCCGCATGCCGCCCCGCTGCGCACCATGCGCCTGGTCGACGCCGGCGGCCCGGCGCCGGTGGTGCGCACCCGGGCGGATTTCGACGCGGCGGAACTGGGCGACCAGCCCTTCGGCTGGAACTTCCCCAACTGGCTCCTGCGCCGGGAGATGGAGGCGCATCTCGCCGCGCTGCCTGATGCACGGCTGGAGCGCACCGGCTTCGCCCGCATCACCCCCCGGCTGGACCATGCGCTGGTGCGCCTCACCGATGGCCGCATGGTGCGCGCCCGGCTGGTGATCGGCGCCGACGGGCGCGACAGCGCGCTGCGCGAGGCGGTCGGCATCCCCGCGCACCGGCACAGCTACGGGCAGAAGGCGCTGGTCTTCGCCGTGTCGCACGACGCCCCGCATGACGATGTCTCCATCGAGGTTCACCGCACCGGCGGCCCCTTCACGCTGGTGCCGCTGCCGGGCGCGGAGGGCCGGCACCGCTCCGCCGTGGTGTGGATGGAGGAGGGCCCGGAGGCCACGCGCCTGCAGGCCCTGCCCCGGCCCGAGCTGGAGGCCGAGATCGACCGGCGGTCCTGCGGCGTGCTCGGCCGGCTCACACTGGAAAGCGGCACCGCCCTCTGGCCGATCATCGCCCAGCTCGCCCGCCGGATGGACGGCCCGCGCACCGCGCTGGTGGCCGAGGCCGCGCATGTCGTCCCGCCCATCGGCGCGCAGGGGTTGAACCTCAGCCTCAAGGACATCCAGTGCCTGCTCGATCTCGTCCGCGCCGCGCGGGAGGCCGGCCAGGATATCGGCTCCGCCGCCCTGCTGGCGCGCTACCACGCCGCCCGCTGGCCCGATTGTGCCGCCCGCCTTGCCGGGATCGACGCGCTGAACCGCGCCGCGCGGTTCACCACCCCCGGCCTGCGCGACTTGCGGCGCACCGGCCTCTCCCTGCTGCACGCAACCCCGCCGCTGCGCCGCCTCGCGATGCGCGCCGGGCTCGGCCTGCGCTGA
- a CDS encoding Ldh family oxidoreductase: MSDIVLSLAEAESLANAALVASRTLPENAAPVARALVRAEADGQHGHGLSRIPSYTAQSRSGKVDGAAVPRVEDIRPGAFRVDAGHGFAYPALDLALPELVRRAGTQGIACATLVHSHHFGVAGLVCEQIAEAGCVGFIYGNAPKAMAPWGAKTPVLGTNPIAFAAPVAGAPALVIDLATSQVARGKILAARESGTAIPQGWALDRDGAPTTDPVEALAGTVAPMGGAKGAALALMVEVMAACVAGAALASEASSLFDGAGAPPDLGQVLIALDAQALSGGLFASRMQALLAAFAAAEGARLPGSRRLEARARSAREGLALPRTLVDRIKEIAAT, from the coding sequence ATGTCCGATATTGTCCTGTCCCTTGCCGAGGCCGAGTCTTTGGCGAATGCGGCGCTCGTCGCGTCGCGTACGCTGCCGGAAAATGCGGCGCCCGTGGCGCGCGCCCTCGTTCGGGCGGAGGCGGACGGGCAGCATGGCCACGGGCTGTCGCGCATCCCCTCCTACACCGCGCAGAGCCGCAGCGGGAAGGTGGATGGCGCCGCGGTGCCGCGGGTGGAGGACATCCGGCCCGGGGCATTCCGGGTCGACGCCGGGCATGGCTTTGCCTATCCGGCGCTGGACCTCGCGCTGCCGGAACTGGTGCGGCGCGCGGGCACGCAGGGCATTGCCTGTGCCACGCTGGTGCATTCGCACCACTTCGGCGTGGCCGGGCTGGTCTGCGAGCAGATCGCGGAGGCCGGTTGTGTCGGCTTCATCTACGGCAACGCGCCGAAGGCCATGGCGCCCTGGGGGGCGAAGACGCCGGTGCTCGGCACGAATCCGATCGCCTTCGCGGCACCGGTGGCAGGGGCGCCGGCGCTGGTGATCGACCTTGCCACCTCGCAGGTGGCGCGGGGCAAGATCCTCGCGGCGCGCGAAAGCGGCACGGCCATTCCCCAAGGCTGGGCGCTGGACCGTGACGGCGCGCCGACCACCGATCCTGTGGAGGCCCTCGCCGGCACGGTTGCCCCGATGGGCGGCGCGAAGGGCGCTGCGCTGGCGCTGATGGTCGAGGTGATGGCGGCCTGTGTCGCGGGGGCGGCCCTTGCCTCGGAGGCCAGTTCGCTCTTTGATGGCGCGGGCGCGCCGCCCGACCTGGGACAGGTGCTCATCGCCCTGGATGCGCAGGCGCTGTCGGGCGGGCTGTTCGCCAGCCGCATGCAGGCCCTGCTGGCCGCATTCGCGGCCGCCGAGGGCGCCCGGCTGCCCGGCAGCCGCAGGCTGGAGGCGCGCGCCCGTTCGGCGCGGGAGGGGTTGGCCCTGCCGCGCACCCTGGTGGACAGGATCAAGGAGATCGCCGCGACATGA
- a CDS encoding cytochrome P450, with protein MTPFHQSPRDADFIQSPWAAYDRARAGGPLVFWHDYGHACSADHATVSALLRDRRFGREAPAGLLPPPPEHLAPFYAVEDHSMLEREPPVHTRLRGLVTRAFVSRRVAGMAAEIAALSARLIDGFSGAETDLLPHWAERIPVIVIARLLGVPEEMAGQLLAWSHDMVAIYQARRDRAVEEAAARAAAEFSAYLRAHVEARRRQPREDLITHLIAAEENGDRLSTDELIATCILLLNAGHEATVHALGNGVKAVLESGRPAERFFANAAATEATVEEILRFDPPLHMFTRYALEPVEIAGHRFAPGEVVGLLLGAANHDPAFRRDPGRFDPGLGGAGHLSFGAGLHFCVGAPLARLEMQVALPDLFRRLPGLRLARPPRYADAFHFRRLERLEITA; from the coding sequence ATGACCCCGTTTCACCAGTCGCCGCGCGACGCTGACTTCATCCAGTCGCCCTGGGCGGCCTATGACCGCGCCCGCGCCGGCGGGCCGCTGGTGTTCTGGCACGACTACGGCCATGCCTGCAGCGCCGACCATGCCACCGTCTCCGCCCTGCTGCGCGACCGGCGCTTCGGCCGCGAGGCCCCTGCCGGCCTGCTGCCGCCGCCGCCGGAGCATCTCGCACCCTTCTATGCCGTGGAGGATCACTCCATGCTGGAGCGCGAGCCCCCCGTGCACACCCGGCTGCGCGGGCTGGTGACACGGGCCTTCGTCTCACGGCGCGTGGCGGGCATGGCGGCGGAGATTGCCGCGCTCTCAGCCCGGCTGATCGACGGGTTCTCGGGGGCGGAGACCGATCTCCTGCCGCATTGGGCGGAGAGGATTCCGGTGATCGTGATCGCCCGGCTTCTCGGCGTGCCCGAGGAAATGGCGGGCCAGCTTCTGGCCTGGTCGCATGACATGGTGGCGATCTACCAGGCCCGGCGCGACCGGGCGGTGGAGGAGGCCGCCGCCCGGGCCGCGGCCGAATTCTCGGCCTATCTGCGCGCCCATGTCGAGGCCCGGCGCCGGCAGCCGCGGGAAGACCTCATCACCCATCTCATCGCGGCGGAGGAGAATGGCGACCGGCTGAGCACGGATGAGCTGATCGCCACCTGCATCCTGCTGCTCAACGCCGGGCACGAGGCCACGGTGCACGCGCTCGGCAACGGGGTGAAGGCGGTGCTGGAAAGCGGGCGCCCGGCGGAGCGCTTCTTCGCAAATGCCGCGGCCACGGAGGCCACGGTCGAGGAGATCCTGCGATTCGACCCGCCGCTGCACATGTTCACCCGCTACGCGCTGGAGCCGGTGGAGATTGCCGGCCACCGGTTCGCACCGGGCGAGGTGGTCGGCCTGCTGCTGGGCGCGGCGAACCATGACCCCGCCTTCCGGCGTGACCCGGGGCGGTTCGACCCCGGCCTCGGCGGCGCGGGGCACCTGAGCTTCGGCGCCGGGCTGCATTTCTGCGTGGGCGCGCCGCTGGCCCGGCTGGAGATGCAGGTGGCCCTGCCCGACCTGTTCCGCCGCCTGCCCGGCCTGCGGCTGGCGCGCCCGCCGCGCTACGCGGACGCGTTCCACTTCCGCCGGCTGGAGCGGCTGGAGATCACCGCCTGA
- a CDS encoding vitamin B12-dependent ribonucleotide reductase — MKIARRFTTSGNSAYEAIAFREAVSEIRNPDGSVVFQLKGIEVPADWSQVASDVLAQKYFRKAGVPARLKKLREKGVPEFLWRSVPDEAALAKLPEDARFGGETSARQVFDRLAGAWAYWGWKGGYFSAEADARAYFDEMRFMLAAQMGAPNSPQWFNTGLHWAYGIDGPGQGHFYVDHKTGKLTASTSAYEHPQPHACFIQSVRDDLVNEGGIMDLWVREARLFKYGSGTGTNFSTVRAENERLGGGGKSSGLMSFLKIGDRAAGAIKSGGTTRRAAKMVICDMDHPDIEQFITWKVKEEQKVASLVAGSKLHEEKLNEIFAAIRAWDGAEEDAFDPKANPGLKAAIRSAKKVKIPETYVNRVLQYARQGYASIEFPTYDTDWDSEAYLTVSGQNSNNSVRVTDAFLDAVRDDADWELIRRTDGTVARTVKARDLWEQIGHAAWACADPGVQFHDTINDWHTCPADGPIRASNPCSEYMFLDDTACNLASMNLLTFLREGVFDVDAYEHASRLWTVTLEISVLMAQFPSKEIAELSYRFRTLGLGYANIGGLLMNMGLGYDSDGGRALCAALTAIMTGTAYATSAEMASELGAFAGHAPNAANMLRVIRNHRRAAWSEAEGYEGLNTPPVPLDEVNCPDQELVTRARAAWDRALELGQAHGFRNAQTTVIAPTGTIGLVMDCDTTGIEPDFALVKFKKLAGGGYFKIINQSVPAALEVLGYDAGQIEAIIDHAVGHGTLDGAPGIGLDALVARGFGPAQIDAVEGALASAFDIRFVFNQWTLGAEFCRDVLGCSAAELANPALDLLKAMGFTRAEIDAANDYVCGSMTLEGAPGLREEHLPVFDCANPCGKTGKRFLSVESHITMMAAAQSFISGAISKTINMPNDASIEDCLSAYELSWSLGVKANALYRDGSKLSQPLAAQLIEDDEELEEVLATAPAQQRAAVLAEKIIEKVIVKEIVRSHREKLPERRKGYTQKAIVGGHKVYLRTGEYKDGALGEIFIDMHKEGAGFRAMMNNFAIAVSVGLQYGVPLEEFVEAFTFTRFEPAGMVQGNDSIKNATSILDYIFRELAVSYLDRTDLAHVQPAGASFDELGGGHDEGKPALPRGDNIRPVSEEVQTSAIEMIKQVSSTGYLRKRLPQELVVLQGGFGQARAVETVGVSAAVGQVVADAGLAVLDRRAQARMQGYEGDSCGECGNFTLVRNGTCMKCNTCGATSGCS, encoded by the coding sequence ATGAAGATCGCGCGCAGGTTCACCACATCCGGAAACTCCGCCTATGAGGCGATCGCCTTTCGCGAGGCGGTGTCTGAGATCCGGAATCCTGACGGCTCGGTGGTCTTCCAGCTCAAGGGCATCGAGGTGCCGGCGGATTGGAGCCAGGTGGCCTCCGACGTGCTCGCCCAGAAGTATTTCCGCAAGGCCGGGGTGCCCGCGCGCCTGAAGAAGCTGCGCGAGAAGGGTGTGCCGGAGTTCCTGTGGCGCTCGGTGCCCGACGAGGCGGCGCTGGCCAAACTGCCCGAGGACGCGCGCTTCGGCGGCGAGACCTCCGCCCGGCAGGTGTTCGACCGACTTGCGGGCGCCTGGGCCTACTGGGGCTGGAAGGGCGGCTATTTCTCCGCCGAGGCGGACGCCCGCGCCTATTTCGACGAGATGCGCTTCATGCTCGCCGCCCAGATGGGCGCGCCGAACTCGCCGCAATGGTTCAACACCGGCCTGCACTGGGCCTACGGCATCGACGGCCCCGGGCAGGGGCACTTCTACGTCGACCACAAGACCGGCAAGCTTACCGCCTCCACCTCTGCCTACGAGCACCCGCAGCCGCATGCCTGCTTCATCCAGTCCGTGCGCGACGACCTGGTGAACGAGGGCGGCATCATGGACCTCTGGGTGCGGGAGGCGCGGCTGTTCAAGTACGGCTCGGGCACCGGCACCAACTTCTCCACCGTGCGCGCCGAGAACGAGCGGCTGGGCGGCGGCGGCAAGTCCTCCGGGCTGATGTCCTTCCTCAAGATCGGCGACCGCGCGGCCGGGGCGATCAAGTCCGGCGGCACCACGCGGCGCGCGGCCAAGATGGTGATCTGCGACATGGATCACCCGGACATCGAGCAGTTCATCACCTGGAAGGTGAAGGAGGAGCAGAAGGTGGCCAGCCTCGTCGCCGGCTCCAAGCTGCACGAGGAGAAGCTCAACGAGATCTTCGCCGCCATCCGCGCCTGGGACGGCGCGGAGGAGGACGCCTTCGACCCGAAGGCGAACCCGGGGCTGAAGGCCGCCATCCGCTCGGCCAAGAAGGTAAAGATCCCCGAGACCTACGTGAACCGGGTGCTGCAGTACGCCCGGCAGGGCTATGCCTCCATCGAGTTCCCCACCTATGACACGGACTGGGATTCGGAGGCCTATCTCACCGTCTCGGGCCAGAACTCCAACAACTCCGTGCGCGTGACCGATGCCTTCCTCGACGCGGTGCGCGACGACGCGGACTGGGAGCTGATCCGCCGCACCGACGGCACGGTGGCCCGCACGGTGAAGGCGCGCGACCTCTGGGAGCAGATCGGCCACGCCGCCTGGGCCTGCGCCGACCCCGGCGTGCAGTTCCACGACACGATCAACGACTGGCACACCTGCCCGGCGGACGGGCCGATCCGGGCCTCCAACCCGTGCTCGGAATACATGTTCCTGGACGACACGGCCTGCAACCTCGCCTCCATGAACCTGCTCACCTTCCTGCGCGAGGGCGTGTTCGACGTGGACGCCTACGAACATGCCTCGCGGCTCTGGACGGTGACGCTGGAAATCTCGGTGCTGATGGCGCAGTTCCCCTCGAAGGAGATCGCGGAGCTGAGCTACAGGTTCCGCACCCTGGGCCTCGGCTATGCCAACATCGGCGGGCTGCTGATGAACATGGGGCTGGGCTATGACAGCGACGGCGGCCGCGCGCTCTGCGCCGCCCTCACCGCCATCATGACCGGCACCGCCTATGCCACCTCGGCCGAGATGGCCTCGGAGCTGGGCGCCTTCGCCGGCCACGCGCCGAACGCCGCGAACATGCTGCGGGTGATCCGCAACCACCGCCGCGCCGCCTGGAGCGAGGCCGAGGGCTACGAGGGGCTGAACACGCCGCCCGTGCCGCTCGACGAGGTGAACTGCCCCGACCAGGAACTGGTCACCCGCGCCCGCGCCGCCTGGGACCGCGCGCTGGAGCTGGGCCAGGCGCATGGCTTCCGCAATGCCCAGACCACCGTGATCGCCCCCACCGGCACCATCGGCCTGGTGATGGATTGCGACACCACCGGCATCGAGCCGGATTTCGCCCTGGTGAAGTTCAAGAAGCTCGCCGGCGGCGGTTATTTCAAGATCATCAACCAGTCCGTTCCCGCGGCACTGGAGGTGCTGGGCTATGACGCCGGGCAGATCGAGGCGATCATCGACCATGCCGTGGGGCATGGCACGCTCGACGGGGCGCCCGGCATCGGCCTCGACGCGCTGGTCGCCCGTGGCTTCGGCCCGGCGCAGATCGACGCGGTGGAAGGGGCGCTGGCCTCGGCCTTCGACATCCGCTTCGTGTTCAACCAGTGGACGCTGGGCGCGGAGTTCTGCCGCGACGTGCTGGGCTGCAGCGCGGCGGAGCTCGCGAATCCGGCGCTGGACCTGCTGAAGGCCATGGGGTTCACCCGTGCCGAGATCGACGCGGCGAACGACTATGTGTGCGGGTCGATGACCCTCGAGGGCGCGCCGGGGCTGCGCGAGGAGCATCTTCCGGTGTTCGACTGCGCCAATCCCTGCGGCAAGACCGGCAAGCGCTTCCTCTCGGTGGAGAGCCACATCACCATGATGGCGGCGGCGCAGAGCTTCATTTCCGGCGCCATCTCCAAGACCATCAACATGCCCAATGATGCGAGCATCGAGGATTGCCTCTCGGCCTACGAGCTCTCCTGGTCGCTGGGCGTGAAGGCGAATGCGCTCTACCGCGACGGCTCAAAGCTGAGCCAGCCGCTGGCCGCCCAGCTCATCGAGGACGACGAGGAACTGGAGGAGGTGCTGGCCACAGCCCCGGCCCAGCAGCGCGCCGCGGTGCTGGCGGAGAAGATCATCGAGAAGGTGATCGTGAAGGAGATCGTGCGCTCGCACCGCGAGAAGCTGCCCGAGCGGCGCAAGGGCTACACCCAGAAGGCCATCGTGGGCGGCCACAAGGTCTACCTGCGCACCGGCGAGTACAAGGACGGCGCGCTCGGCGAGATCTTCATCGACATGCACAAGGAAGGCGCCGGCTTCCGGGCTATGATGAACAACTTCGCCATCGCGGTGTCCGTGGGGCTGCAGTACGGCGTGCCGCTGGAGGAGTTCGTGGAGGCCTTCACCTTCACCCGCTTCGAGCCGGCGGGCATGGTGCAGGGCAACGACTCGATCAAGAACGCGACCTCGATCCTGGACTACATCTTCCGGGAGCTGGCGGTGTCCTACCTGGACCGCACGGACCTTGCGCATGTCCAGCCGGCGGGCGCGAGCTTCGACGAACTGGGCGGCGGGCATGACGAGGGCAAGCCGGCGCTGCCGCGGGGCGACAACATCCGCCCCGTGAGCGAGGAGGTGCAGACCTCGGCCATCGAGATGATCAAGCAGGTCTCCTCCACCGGTTATCTGCGCAAGCGGCTGCCCCAGGAGCTGGTGGTGCTGCAGGGCGGCTTCGGCCAGGCCCGGGCGGTGGAGACGGTGGGTGTCTCCGCGGCGGTGGGCCAGGTGGTGGCCGACGCGGGGCTGGCGGTGCTCGACCGCCGCGCCCAGGCCCGGATGCAGGGCTACGAGGGCGACAGCTGCGGCGAATGCGGCAACTTCACCCTGGTGCGCAACGGCACCTGCATGAAGTGCAACACCTGCGGCGCCACGAGCGGCTGTAGCTGA
- a CDS encoding aldose epimerase family protein: MIELHDFDRFDGRTVREAVLEDGPTRISLLDYGCVLRDWRLDGVPMVLGFESIGDHRQYGASFGIIAGRVANRIARGRFTLEGQDYQLAINNGPNHLHGGLSGLGRRIWSLEPDSANRALRFSYRSPDGEDGYPGTVDFEVIVSLSGKKLTYRMRAMPDRLTPINLAQHAYYTLGEPDVRGHDLRLDAEAYTPVDDTLIPTGEIAPVAGTRFDFRQARRIADADPEASGHDHNFVLRPDRDRAAPAAELRFGARHLRLWTDQPGIQLYTAPHMDVPVPGLDGRRYGAFAGLCLEAQHFPDSLNQPGFPSILHDPEHPYEQVLEVEIA, from the coding sequence ATGATTGAGCTGCATGATTTCGACCGTTTCGACGGCAGGACCGTCCGCGAGGCGGTGCTCGAGGATGGGCCGACCCGCATCTCGCTGCTCGACTACGGCTGTGTCCTGCGGGACTGGCGGCTGGACGGGGTGCCGATGGTGCTGGGGTTCGAATCGATCGGGGATCACCGGCAGTACGGCGCTTCCTTCGGCATCATCGCCGGGCGGGTGGCAAACCGCATCGCCCGTGGGCGTTTCACCCTGGAGGGCCAGGATTACCAGCTCGCGATCAACAACGGCCCGAACCACCTGCACGGCGGGCTCAGCGGGCTGGGCCGGCGGATCTGGTCGCTGGAGCCGGACAGCGCCAACCGCGCGCTGCGCTTCTCATACCGCTCTCCGGACGGGGAGGATGGCTATCCCGGCACCGTGGATTTCGAAGTGATCGTAAGCCTTTCCGGGAAGAAGCTCACCTACCGGATGCGCGCGATGCCGGACCGGCTGACGCCGATCAACCTTGCCCAGCACGCCTATTACACGCTGGGAGAGCCCGATGTGCGCGGGCATGACCTGCGGCTGGACGCGGAGGCCTACACGCCGGTGGACGACACGCTGATCCCCACCGGCGAGATCGCGCCCGTTGCCGGCACGCGCTTCGACTTCCGGCAGGCGCGGCGCATCGCGGACGCGGACCCGGAGGCCTCCGGCCACGACCACAATTTCGTGCTGCGCCCGGACCGGGACCGGGCCGCGCCGGCGGCCGAGCTGCGGTTCGGCGCGCGGCACCTGCGGTTGTGGACCGATCAGCCCGGCATCCAGCTTTACACCGCGCCGCACATGGACGTGCCGGTTCCCGGGCTGGACGGGCGGCGGTATGGCGCTTTCGCCGGGCTGTGCCTGGAGGCCCAGCACTTCCCGGACAGCCTGAACCAGCCCGGCTTCCCGTCGATTCTCCATGATCCGGAGCATCCCTACGAGCAGGTTCTCGAAGTCGAGATCGCCTGA
- a CDS encoding pyrimidine 5'-nucleotidase, whose product MTHTEFHRVDAWVFDLDNTLYPPAARLFDQIEKLMTTYVMREIGLSAEEADHMRDTWWRNHGTTLAGLMEDHGIDPLPYLAEVHDIDLSGIAPNPGLAAALSALPGTRIVYTNGSRRHAERVTAALGLEGLFHGLYGIEDAEFRPKPERVAFERVFAAAGIDPARGAMFEDDPRNLEAPKALGMCTVLVGAPHDAGFIDFHTDDLAGFLAALPSAAEA is encoded by the coding sequence ATGACACACACGGAATTCCATCGCGTCGACGCCTGGGTCTTCGACCTGGACAACACGCTCTACCCGCCCGCCGCCCGGCTGTTCGACCAGATCGAGAAGCTGATGACGACCTATGTCATGCGCGAGATCGGCCTGAGCGCCGAGGAAGCCGACCACATGCGCGACACCTGGTGGCGCAACCACGGCACCACGCTGGCCGGGCTGATGGAGGACCACGGGATCGACCCGCTGCCCTACCTCGCCGAGGTGCATGACATCGACCTTTCCGGCATCGCGCCGAACCCGGGCCTGGCCGCGGCGCTGTCCGCCCTGCCCGGCACGCGCATCGTCTACACCAACGGCTCGCGCCGGCACGCGGAACGGGTGACCGCGGCGCTGGGGCTGGAGGGGCTGTTCCACGGGCTCTACGGCATCGAGGACGCGGAGTTCCGCCCCAAGCCCGAGCGCGTGGCCTTCGAGCGCGTGTTCGCCGCCGCCGGGATCGACCCCGCCCGGGGCGCGATGTTCGAGGATGACCCGCGCAACCTCGAGGCGCCGAAGGCGTTGGGCATGTGCACCGTGCTGGTGGGGGCGCCGCATGATGCGGGCTTCATCGATTTCCACACCGACGATCTCGCCGGTTTCCTCGCCGCCCTCCCCAGCGCGGCCGAGGCCTGA
- a CDS encoding ribonuclease J — MSTSAELVFLPLGGAGEIGMNMYLYGVGPERDRQWIMVDCGVTFGDMETTPGVDLIMADPNFIAAQSDRLHGLFLTHAHEDHVGALGRLWPELDCPVYARRFTARIAEGKMSEAGLDTSVIKVCPAMPKMIQAGPFKVGFMPISHSIPEASALVIEAGGHRIVHSGDFKVDRDPQVGEPFDPAAFEALGRKGVDALVCDSTNVFSPNPGRSEAEIVAPIAELVKGAKGLVIATTFASNIARLRTLAAAAKGAGRSVALQGRAMQRMLAAARETGVLKDFPEILSEERMLDTPAQHLMVLASGSQGERRAAVAQIANGSSPRVRAEPGDMVLFSSKTIPGNEKSVARIVNRFSEQGAQVVDDSGGLYHVSGHANRPDLQQLHRLVKPKLLVPMHGEHRHLVEHAALAAESDIPSLVVTNGSVARLAGGPVAIVGSAETGRLYLDGSLLIGAFDGVVRDRLKLALRGLVIAAVVVDQDGDLAADPVVRIQGVANDLDEAVGTLSAAMEDAIDAAFDRANGKQLRNNDAIETLVTSTCSQLVRRLTGRKPVVTVMVSRVEVDG, encoded by the coding sequence ATGAGCACCTCCGCAGAACTGGTCTTCCTCCCGCTTGGCGGGGCCGGCGAGATCGGCATGAACATGTATCTCTACGGGGTCGGACCCGAGCGCGACCGCCAGTGGATCATGGTCGACTGCGGCGTGACCTTCGGCGACATGGAAACCACGCCGGGTGTCGACCTCATCATGGCCGACCCGAATTTCATCGCCGCCCAGTCGGACCGGCTGCACGGCCTGTTCCTCACCCACGCGCATGAGGACCATGTCGGCGCGCTCGGCCGGCTGTGGCCCGAGCTGGACTGCCCGGTCTACGCGCGCCGCTTCACCGCCCGCATCGCCGAGGGCAAGATGTCGGAAGCCGGGCTGGACACGTCGGTCATCAAGGTGTGCCCGGCGATGCCGAAGATGATCCAGGCCGGGCCGTTCAAGGTCGGCTTCATGCCGATCTCCCATTCGATCCCGGAGGCCTCCGCGCTGGTGATCGAGGCCGGCGGCCACCGCATCGTGCACAGCGGCGACTTCAAGGTGGACCGTGACCCGCAGGTGGGCGAGCCCTTCGACCCCGCGGCCTTCGAGGCGCTCGGCCGCAAGGGCGTGGACGCCCTGGTCTGCGACAGCACCAACGTGTTCAGCCCGAACCCCGGCCGCTCCGAGGCGGAGATCGTGGCGCCCATCGCCGAGCTGGTGAAGGGCGCGAAGGGGCTGGTGATCGCCACCACCTTCGCCTCCAACATCGCCCGGCTGCGCACGCTGGCCGCCGCCGCGAAGGGGGCGGGCCGCTCCGTGGCGCTGCAGGGCCGCGCCATGCAACGCATGCTCGCCGCCGCGCGCGAGACCGGCGTGCTGAAGGATTTCCCCGAGATCCTGAGCGAGGAGCGCATGCTCGACACGCCGGCCCAGCACCTGATGGTGCTGGCCTCCGGCAGCCAGGGCGAGCGGCGCGCCGCAGTGGCGCAGATCGCCAACGGCTCCTCGCCCCGGGTGCGGGCCGAGCCGGGCGACATGGTTCTGTTCTCCTCCAAGACCATTCCGGGCAACGAGAAATCCGTGGCCCGCATCGTGAACCGCTTCTCCGAGCAAGGCGCGCAAGTGGTCGATGACAGCGGCGGGCTCTACCACGTCTCCGGCCATGCGAACCGGCCGGACCTGCAGCAGCTGCACCGCCTGGTGAAGCCGAAGCTTCTGGTGCCGATGCATGGCGAGCACCGCCATCTCGTGGAGCATGCCGCCCTCGCCGCGGAGAGCGACATTCCCAGCCTCGTGGTCACCAACGGCTCGGTGGCGCGTCTTGCCGGCGGTCCGGTGGCGATCGTGGGGTCGGCGGAAACCGGGCGGCTCTATCTCGACGGCAGCCTGCTGATCGGCGCCTTCGACGGCGTGGTGCGGGACCGGCTGAAGCTGGCGCTGCGCGGGCTGGTGATCGCGGCGGTCGTGGTCGACCAGGACGGTGACCTGGCCGCCGATCCGGTGGTGCGCATCCAGGGCGTCGCCAATGATCTCGACGAGGCCGTCGGCACGCTCAGCGCCGCGATGGAGGACGCCATCGACGCGGCCTTCGACCGTGCCAACGGCAAGCAGCTGCGCAACAACGATGCGATCGAGACGCTGGTGACCAGCACCTGTTCGCAGCTTGTACGCCGGCTCACCGGGCGCAAGCCGGTGGTGACGGTGATGGTCTCGCGCGTGGAGGTGGACGGCTGA